One Sphaerisporangium krabiense DNA segment encodes these proteins:
- a CDS encoding fumarylacetoacetate hydrolase family protein, producing MKLATIRLDGHRTAAVRVDGDELVDVGMPDVGAVLAAPGGLAAAAAADGPRRPLAGADLAPVVPRPGKVVCTGLNYRNHITEMGRDLPEYPTLFCKFADTLIGATDDIVRPAETEQFDWEAELAVVIGRQVRRADEEQAIAAIAGFTVLNDITCRDWQFRTREWLQGKVWDSTTPIGPYLVTADETGPRPALAIRCEVDGRVTQSDNTGDLLFDPVHLVRYVSTMVRLNPGDVIATGTPGGVGHARKPPVFLNGGELVVTEIEGLGRLANRVVAEGA from the coding sequence ATGAAACTCGCCACCATCCGCCTCGACGGCCACCGCACCGCGGCCGTACGCGTCGACGGCGACGAGCTCGTCGACGTGGGCATGCCCGACGTCGGCGCGGTGCTGGCCGCTCCCGGCGGTCTCGCCGCCGCCGCGGCGGCCGACGGCCCGCGGCGGCCGCTGGCCGGAGCCGACCTGGCCCCGGTGGTGCCACGGCCCGGCAAGGTCGTCTGCACCGGCCTGAACTACCGCAACCACATCACGGAGATGGGCCGCGACCTCCCGGAGTACCCGACCCTGTTCTGCAAGTTCGCCGACACGCTCATCGGCGCCACCGACGACATCGTGCGCCCGGCGGAGACCGAGCAGTTCGACTGGGAGGCCGAGCTGGCCGTGGTCATCGGCCGCCAGGTGCGCCGGGCCGACGAGGAGCAGGCGATCGCCGCGATCGCCGGGTTCACCGTGCTCAACGACATCACCTGCCGCGACTGGCAGTTCCGCACCCGCGAGTGGCTGCAGGGCAAGGTCTGGGACTCCACCACCCCGATCGGCCCCTACCTCGTCACCGCGGACGAGACCGGTCCCCGGCCGGCGCTCGCCATCCGCTGCGAGGTCGACGGCCGGGTGACACAGTCCGACAACACCGGCGACCTGCTCTTCGACCCGGTCCACCTGGTCCGCTACGTCTCGACGATGGTGCGGCTCAACCCGGGCGACGTGATCGCGACCGGCACGCCCGGCGGCGTCGGCCACGCCCGCAAGCCGCCGGTCTTCCTCAACGGCGGCGAGCTGGTCGTGACGGAGATCGAGGGGCTGGGCAGGCTGGCGAACCGCGTCGTCGCCGAGGGCGCGTGA
- a CDS encoding IclR family transcriptional regulator, translating into MAKSMKTPPAYAPSSVDHALRLAQILQLDGAITVSAAAERLGVARSTAHRLLTALVYRDFAVQDEDRTYRVGPILALAERARSDVGALRAAALGPMRALVDRIDETVNLSIRTGRTVRFIASVECAQALRVGSREGMVFPAHQASGGLITLAALSDRELETLYAGDDRRDLGEEPPDLARLRVELRAVRRSGVALNLERTERGVVALGHAVRDHAGATIAALSISMPGVRYSPDHLTALIAALTTATDAITRALHGAGLDGSDEQGAPGEGGG; encoded by the coding sequence ATGGCGAAGTCGATGAAGACTCCACCGGCCTACGCGCCGAGCAGCGTCGACCATGCCCTCAGGCTCGCGCAGATCCTCCAGCTCGATGGGGCGATCACGGTGTCGGCGGCGGCCGAGCGGCTGGGCGTCGCGCGCTCCACGGCGCACCGGCTGCTGACCGCGCTGGTCTACCGCGACTTCGCGGTCCAGGACGAGGACAGGACCTACCGGGTCGGCCCCATCCTCGCGCTCGCCGAGCGTGCCCGCTCCGACGTCGGCGCGCTGCGCGCGGCGGCCCTCGGGCCGATGCGCGCCCTGGTCGACCGGATCGACGAGACGGTCAACCTCAGCATCCGCACCGGCAGGACCGTCCGGTTCATCGCCTCGGTCGAGTGCGCGCAGGCTCTGCGGGTGGGCAGCCGCGAGGGCATGGTCTTCCCCGCCCACCAGGCCAGCGGCGGCCTGATCACGCTCGCGGCGCTCTCGGACCGGGAGCTCGAGACCCTGTACGCCGGGGACGATCGGCGCGACCTCGGCGAGGAGCCGCCCGACCTGGCGAGGCTCCGCGTGGAGCTCCGGGCGGTGCGCCGCAGCGGCGTCGCGCTCAACCTGGAGCGCACCGAGCGGGGCGTGGTCGCGCTCGGGCACGCGGTGCGGGACCACGCCGGCGCCACCATCGCGGCACTGTCGATCTCGATGCCCGGCGTCCGGTACTCCCCGGATCACCTCACCGCGCTCATCGCCGCACTCACCACCGCGACCGACGCCATCACGCGCGCCCTCCACGGCGCCGGCCTGGACGGGTCAGACGAGCAGGGCGCGCCGGGTGAGGGTGGCGGCTAG
- a CDS encoding MFS transporter: protein MDAISPRRWRALIVLAAAQFMVIMDTSIIGVALPDIQRDLGFTQSGLQWVFNAYVIAFGGLLLLGGRLSDLLGARKVFTAGWIILIAGSAIAAAAGDAWVEIAGRGVQGIGGALIAPASMTLLMMLFGHDRRELGKAMALYGAAAPAGGTAGVFLGGVIAEYLSWPWVFIVYIPIGVATLLAVPALLPAVGGRRGTVDVLGAVAVTAGIALAVFAIVRAPEQGWTSAATSLELAGAVALLVLFLLVQRAVRAPLMPLGIWRTPGLATANLAMALLGAAWIPMWYFLNLYLQQVLGYGAFAGGAALLPMTVTIMIFMIGVTARLLGRFGAKPLIVIGLLVLAAGVAGLSLVRAEGVFAVDVLPASLVAAAGMSLAYIPAMMSAMSGVRPEESGLASGIVNTTYQVGSALGLAVMTAIATSRGAAELGDAARLTGGFQAAFAGAGIIAAGGAVLSLLLMRAPKAATTEGAEPAGDISRNR from the coding sequence ATGGACGCCATCAGCCCGCGCAGATGGCGGGCACTCATCGTGCTCGCCGCCGCGCAGTTCATGGTCATCATGGACACCTCGATCATCGGGGTCGCGCTGCCCGACATTCAGCGCGACCTCGGCTTCACCCAGAGCGGTCTGCAATGGGTCTTCAACGCTTACGTCATCGCCTTCGGCGGCCTGCTGCTGCTCGGCGGCCGGCTGTCCGACCTCCTCGGCGCCCGCAAGGTCTTCACCGCCGGCTGGATCATCCTGATCGCCGGGTCGGCCATCGCGGCGGCGGCGGGCGACGCCTGGGTCGAGATCGCCGGCCGTGGCGTCCAGGGGATCGGCGGCGCGCTGATCGCGCCCGCCTCGATGACCCTGCTCATGATGCTCTTCGGCCACGACCGGCGCGAACTCGGCAAGGCCATGGCCCTGTACGGCGCCGCCGCCCCCGCCGGCGGCACCGCCGGCGTCTTCCTCGGCGGCGTCATCGCCGAATACCTGAGCTGGCCGTGGGTCTTCATCGTCTACATCCCCATCGGCGTGGCGACCCTGCTGGCCGTCCCCGCCCTGCTGCCGGCGGTCGGCGGCAGGCGCGGCACGGTCGACGTTCTCGGCGCCGTCGCGGTCACCGCCGGCATCGCCCTGGCGGTGTTCGCCATCGTGCGGGCGCCCGAGCAGGGCTGGACCTCGGCCGCGACCTCGCTGGAACTGGCCGGAGCGGTCGCCCTGCTCGTGCTGTTCCTGCTCGTCCAGCGGGCGGTCCGCGCGCCGCTCATGCCGCTCGGCATCTGGCGCACCCCCGGCCTCGCCACCGCCAACCTGGCGATGGCGCTGCTGGGCGCCGCCTGGATCCCGATGTGGTACTTCCTCAACCTCTACCTTCAGCAGGTCCTCGGCTACGGCGCGTTCGCCGGCGGCGCGGCCCTGCTCCCCATGACCGTGACCATCATGATCTTCATGATCGGCGTCACGGCCCGTCTGCTCGGCCGGTTCGGCGCCAAGCCGCTGATCGTCATCGGCCTGCTGGTCCTGGCGGCGGGAGTGGCGGGGCTGTCCCTGGTCAGGGCCGAGGGCGTGTTCGCCGTCGACGTGCTGCCCGCCTCGCTCGTCGCCGCCGCCGGCATGTCCCTGGCCTACATCCCCGCGATGATGTCGGCGATGTCGGGAGTGCGGCCGGAGGAGAGCGGCCTGGCCTCCGGCATCGTCAACACCACCTACCAGGTGGGCTCGGCCCTCGGCCTCGCCGTCATGACGGCGATCGCGACCTCGCGCGGCGCCGCGGAGCTGGGTGACGCGGCCCGGCTCACCGGCGGCTTCCAGGCGGCCTTCGCCGGGGCCGGGATCATCGCGGCGGGCGGCGCCGTGCTGAGCCTTCTGCTGATGCGCGCGCCGAAGGCGGCGACCACGGAGGGCGCCGAGCCCGCCGGTGACATTTCACGGAACAGATAA
- a CDS encoding FAD-dependent monooxygenase has translation MGTSNADVIVIGGGIGGLSAALALTRAGLRVRVHEQASAFGEVGAGLQLAPNCTRILDHYGLLGEATALGVLPESMVMKDAVDATELTRLDLRDVERRYGHPYLVIHRSDLHGILLRACDRAGVELLTDARCTSYENVGGGARVRFAGGGTDEAEAVIAADGLHSVARELLVRDEPVSSAYVAYRGAVPFEQVAGNGVHEKDVVVYVGPRCHFVQYPLRAGEMFNQVAVFESRKALAGEEDWGTPDELDAAFAGTCDQVQKGLPSMWRDRWWRMYDRDPIMTWVSGRIALLGDAAHPPLQYMAQGAIMAIEDGWVLGEQVAAQGARRTGQGSGVDWDRVLAAYGAVRPEHCRRVVTTARAWGDLWHLDGVRRLRRNALLRGRDVHDYAFVDWIFGPTALTPEDEPEMFRPIPLDTVPL, from the coding sequence ATGGGCACCTCCAACGCCGACGTGATCGTCATCGGCGGCGGCATCGGCGGCCTCTCCGCCGCGCTCGCGCTGACCCGCGCGGGCCTGCGGGTCCGGGTGCACGAGCAGGCGTCCGCGTTCGGCGAGGTCGGCGCCGGGCTCCAGCTCGCGCCGAACTGCACCCGCATCCTGGACCACTACGGCCTGCTCGGCGAGGCGACCGCCCTCGGCGTGCTGCCCGAGTCCATGGTCATGAAGGACGCCGTGGACGCGACGGAGCTGACCCGGCTGGACCTGCGCGACGTCGAGCGCCGTTACGGCCACCCCTACCTGGTCATCCACCGCAGCGACCTGCACGGCATCCTGCTGCGCGCCTGCGACCGCGCGGGCGTCGAGCTGCTGACCGACGCCCGCTGCACCTCGTACGAGAACGTCGGCGGCGGCGCCCGGGTCCGCTTCGCGGGCGGTGGGACCGACGAGGCGGAGGCGGTGATCGCCGCGGACGGGCTGCACTCGGTCGCCCGTGAGCTGCTGGTCCGCGACGAGCCGGTCAGCTCGGCGTACGTCGCCTACCGCGGCGCCGTGCCGTTCGAGCAGGTCGCCGGCAACGGCGTCCACGAGAAGGACGTCGTCGTGTACGTCGGCCCGCGCTGCCACTTCGTGCAGTACCCGCTGCGGGCCGGCGAGATGTTCAACCAGGTCGCCGTGTTCGAGTCGCGCAAGGCACTGGCCGGCGAGGAGGACTGGGGAACCCCGGACGAGCTGGACGCCGCGTTCGCCGGGACCTGTGACCAGGTCCAGAAGGGGTTGCCGTCGATGTGGCGCGACCGGTGGTGGCGGATGTACGACCGGGACCCGATCATGACGTGGGTGTCCGGCAGGATCGCGCTGCTCGGCGACGCGGCGCACCCGCCCCTGCAGTACATGGCGCAGGGCGCGATCATGGCGATCGAGGACGGCTGGGTGCTCGGCGAGCAGGTCGCCGCCCAGGGCGCCCGGCGGACCGGGCAGGGCTCGGGCGTCGACTGGGACAGGGTGCTCGCCGCCTACGGGGCGGTGCGGCCCGAGCACTGCCGCCGGGTCGTCACCACCGCCCGGGCGTGGGGCGACCTGTGGCACCTCGACGGCGTCCGGAGGCTCCGGCGCAATGCCCTGCTGCGCGGCCGGGACGTCCACGACTACGCGTTCGTCGACTGGATCTTCGGCCCCACCGCGCTGACCCCCGAGGACGAGCCGGAGATGTTCCGCCCGATCCCCCTCGACACCGTGCCGCTGTGA
- a CDS encoding IclR family transcriptional regulator — MTGAADLDTVLGKAVTILRAFRAEDRAVSLAELVRRTGLHKATVHRLSGDLVANRLLERAGGGYRLSGGLFELGMLASLERSLLEVAIPFLQDLYERTHETVHLGVLEGHDVVYLAKIGGHHQAKAPSRTGGRMPLHCTAIGKALLAHAGAGLRREVLSGPLERRTPHTVVAPGILRRQLWRVTETGVAFETEESTAGLACVAAPVLGRDDEPLAAISVAGPVGRFRPETHVTAVRAAAAALAATLTRRALLV, encoded by the coding sequence GTGACGGGAGCGGCTGACCTCGACACCGTGCTGGGCAAGGCGGTGACGATCCTGCGTGCCTTCCGGGCGGAGGACCGCGCCGTCAGCCTCGCCGAGCTGGTGCGGCGCACCGGCCTGCACAAGGCGACCGTGCACCGGCTGTCCGGCGACCTGGTCGCCAACCGCCTGCTCGAACGCGCCGGCGGCGGCTACCGGCTCAGCGGCGGCCTCTTCGAGCTCGGGATGCTCGCGTCGCTGGAGCGCAGCCTGCTGGAGGTGGCGATCCCGTTCCTCCAGGACCTGTACGAACGCACCCACGAGACCGTCCACCTCGGAGTGCTGGAGGGCCACGACGTGGTCTACCTCGCCAAGATCGGCGGCCACCACCAGGCCAAGGCGCCCTCGCGCACCGGCGGGCGGATGCCGCTGCACTGCACCGCGATCGGCAAGGCGCTGCTGGCGCACGCCGGCGCCGGTCTGCGGCGCGAGGTGCTGTCCGGACCGCTCGAACGGCGCACGCCGCACACCGTCGTCGCGCCGGGCATCCTGCGCCGCCAGCTCTGGCGCGTCACCGAGACCGGCGTCGCGTTCGAGACGGAGGAGTCGACGGCCGGGCTCGCGTGCGTCGCCGCGCCCGTGCTCGGACGCGACGACGAGCCGCTCGCCGCGATCAGCGTGGCGGGCCCGGTCGGCCGGTTCCGCCCCGAGACGCACGTGACGGCGGTGCGCGCGGCGGCGGCCGCCCTAGCCGCCACCCTCACCCGGCGCGCCCTGCTCGTCTGA
- a CDS encoding S8 family serine peptidase → MTGDRVTLYAQGASGPAYEIERGPGREKMQFTAQERDGHLSVFPVDALPLVARGLMDKRLFDVTQLVAWGYDDGHSKEVPLIVRSSSPPSLAAKAAVGGWRSDALKLSAMKVAKNGAGQAWRELTAGSTGRSLAGGVTKVWLDGKRTPFLDRSVAQIGAPVAWKRGLTGKGVTVAVLDNGYDSRHPDLADAVADTADFSGEGNIMDGMGHGTHLASVIAGSGKGSGGKYRGVAPDAKLAIGKVAGVLAGYSDSSILRGMDWAAAEVKAKVALLSLGTPWDSQEPDPLEEAVNTLTEIYGTLFVVAAGNDGPGKATLASPGSADAALTVGAVNKSDMPADFSARGPRTGDHAVKPDITAPGVAITAGTTIGLDQNGMYTPESGTSLAAAHVAGAAAILAQAHPDWKAEELKGALIGTAVPNPDFGPYEQGAGRVDVAAASDRQVTATPGNLWTTLPYGEGGNATVTKTVTYTNSGDRSLILDLRMESAQPGVALPRGLLKLASQRLKVPAHGQASVTLAMATAGAEPGEYPGVLVASAGDDVVLRTLAGAYVEPESYDVTFKVLDRNGEPAVHSSALVYDLERDWLENVALYEGVGHARLPAGDWTAQGYMLNTDFTWRDNYSAIAHTAIHVDADHREVVMDARKGQKVTVTLDDPDALQEPTAISVITHQAAGRTFRSMFAGSVTGSPVGDLYVIPSRVPGATYQVHNMWYKSSGDNGENVRYDLVKVYQGGLPDRPVYNAAVKDLAKITMVNRGAGVSFPGAVAAAPSGAPFVSTRVSLPGTVVNYRSYQPGLAWDTVLHLGPGQSVLSLGRYVVDRSSSEVWGRAAYGPGLQQDGLVREGDELSFTGGRQYADPEPGRIGMEMYSEGEATLTSGGKVLAHTTCVVPRGGVSCGLDATLPENTASYTLTEVSTRNVPYASLATRVESSWTFDSGSTAWPAPISRLAARISPTGLDPLNRAKRTVNIPVGITIDRIPLVPYLQMKHLTVEASYDDGATWQPATVRKGGEWQYSAVVKPSATGDFVSLRVTAATTAGMRVSQTVIRAYGLMD, encoded by the coding sequence GTGACCGGAGACCGGGTCACGCTGTACGCGCAGGGCGCCTCGGGTCCCGCCTATGAGATCGAGCGCGGCCCGGGCCGCGAGAAGATGCAGTTCACCGCCCAGGAACGCGACGGCCACCTGAGCGTCTTCCCCGTCGACGCGCTGCCGCTCGTCGCGCGCGGCCTCATGGACAAGCGCCTGTTCGACGTCACGCAACTGGTGGCGTGGGGCTACGACGACGGCCACAGCAAGGAGGTGCCGCTGATCGTCCGGTCGTCGTCGCCGCCGAGCCTCGCCGCGAAGGCGGCCGTGGGCGGCTGGCGCAGCGACGCGCTCAAGCTGTCCGCGATGAAGGTCGCCAAGAACGGCGCGGGGCAGGCGTGGCGGGAGCTGACGGCGGGCTCGACGGGCCGTTCGCTCGCCGGCGGCGTCACCAAGGTGTGGCTGGACGGCAAGCGCACCCCGTTCCTGGACCGCAGCGTGGCGCAGATCGGCGCGCCGGTCGCGTGGAAGCGCGGCCTGACCGGCAAGGGCGTGACGGTGGCCGTGCTCGACAACGGGTACGACTCCCGGCATCCGGACCTCGCCGACGCCGTCGCCGACACCGCCGACTTCTCCGGCGAGGGCAACATCATGGACGGCATGGGGCACGGCACCCACCTGGCCTCGGTGATCGCCGGGTCGGGGAAGGGGTCGGGCGGCAAGTACCGGGGAGTCGCGCCGGACGCCAAGCTCGCCATCGGCAAGGTGGCCGGCGTCCTCGCCGGGTACAGCGACTCCTCCATCCTCAGGGGGATGGACTGGGCCGCCGCCGAGGTCAAGGCCAAGGTGGCCCTGCTGAGCCTCGGCACACCATGGGACAGCCAGGAGCCCGACCCGCTGGAGGAGGCCGTCAACACCCTCACCGAGATCTACGGGACGCTGTTCGTCGTCGCCGCCGGCAACGACGGGCCGGGCAAGGCCACGCTCGCCAGCCCGGGGAGCGCGGACGCCGCGCTCACCGTCGGCGCGGTCAACAAGAGCGACATGCCGGCCGACTTCTCCGCCCGGGGGCCGCGCACCGGCGACCACGCGGTGAAACCGGACATCACCGCGCCGGGAGTGGCGATCACCGCGGGGACCACGATCGGGCTCGACCAGAACGGCATGTACACCCCGGAGAGCGGCACGTCGCTGGCCGCGGCGCATGTCGCGGGCGCGGCGGCGATCCTGGCCCAGGCGCACCCGGACTGGAAGGCCGAGGAGCTGAAGGGCGCGCTGATCGGGACCGCCGTCCCCAACCCGGACTTCGGCCCGTACGAGCAGGGCGCCGGGCGCGTCGACGTGGCGGCGGCGAGCGACCGGCAGGTGACGGCCACGCCCGGCAACCTGTGGACGACGCTGCCGTACGGCGAAGGCGGGAACGCGACGGTGACCAAGACCGTCACCTACACCAACTCCGGTGACAGGTCGCTCATCCTCGACCTGCGCATGGAGAGCGCGCAGCCCGGCGTCGCGCTGCCCCGAGGGCTGCTGAAGCTCGCCTCGCAGCGGCTCAAGGTGCCCGCCCACGGGCAGGCCTCGGTGACGCTGGCCATGGCCACCGCGGGCGCCGAGCCCGGTGAGTACCCCGGCGTGCTCGTCGCCTCGGCGGGCGACGACGTGGTGCTGCGCACGCTGGCCGGCGCCTACGTCGAGCCCGAATCGTACGACGTCACGTTCAAGGTGCTCGACAGGAACGGCGAGCCCGCCGTGCACAGCAGCGCCCTGGTCTACGACCTGGAGCGGGACTGGCTGGAGAACGTGGCGCTCTACGAGGGCGTCGGCCACGCCAGGCTGCCGGCCGGGGACTGGACGGCGCAGGGGTACATGCTCAACACCGACTTCACCTGGCGCGACAACTACAGCGCCATCGCCCACACGGCGATCCACGTGGACGCCGACCACCGCGAGGTGGTGATGGACGCGCGGAAGGGGCAGAAGGTCACCGTCACCCTGGACGACCCGGACGCCCTCCAGGAGCCGACCGCGATCTCGGTCATCACGCACCAGGCGGCGGGGCGCACGTTCCGGTCGATGTTCGCCGGTTCCGTCACGGGATCTCCGGTGGGGGACCTCTACGTCATCCCCTCACGCGTGCCGGGGGCCACGTACCAGGTCCACAACATGTGGTACAAGAGCAGCGGGGACAACGGGGAGAACGTCCGCTACGACCTGGTCAAGGTGTACCAGGGCGGCCTGCCCGACCGCCCGGTCTACAACGCCGCCGTCAAGGACCTGGCGAAGATCACCATGGTGAACCGCGGAGCGGGCGTGAGTTTCCCGGGAGCCGTCGCGGCGGCGCCGTCGGGCGCCCCCTTCGTGTCGACGCGGGTCTCGCTGCCGGGCACGGTGGTGAATTACCGGTCGTACCAGCCCGGCCTGGCCTGGGACACGGTGCTGCACCTCGGGCCCGGCCAGAGCGTGCTGAGCCTCGGCCGGTACGTCGTGGACAGGTCCTCCAGCGAGGTCTGGGGCCGCGCCGCCTACGGGCCGGGCCTCCAGCAGGACGGCCTGGTCAGAGAGGGCGACGAGCTGAGCTTCACGGGCGGCAGGCAGTACGCCGACCCGGAGCCCGGCCGGATCGGCATGGAGATGTACAGCGAGGGCGAGGCGACGCTCACCTCGGGGGGCAAGGTGCTCGCGCACACCACCTGCGTGGTCCCGCGGGGCGGCGTCTCGTGCGGCCTCGACGCGACGTTGCCCGAGAACACCGCGTCCTACACGCTGACGGAGGTCAGCACGCGGAACGTGCCGTACGCCTCGCTCGCGACCCGGGTGGAGAGCAGCTGGACGTTCGACTCCGGGTCCACCGCGTGGCCGGCGCCGATCTCGCGTCTGGCCGCGCGGATCTCCCCGACCGGGCTCGACCCGCTGAACCGGGCCAAGCGCACGGTGAACATCCCGGTCGGCATCACCATCGACCGTATCCCGTTGGTCCCCTATTTACAGATGAAGCATCTGACCGTGGAGGCGTCGTACGACGACGGCGCCACCTGGCAGCCGGCCACCGTACGGAAGGGCGGTGAGTGGCAGTACTCCGCCGTCGTGAAGCCGTCCGCCACAGGGGATTTCGTGTCCCTGCGCGTCACGGCGGCCACGACCGCCGGTATGCGGGTGAGCCAGACGGTCATCCGGGCGTACGGGCTCATGGACTGA
- a CDS encoding maleylpyruvate isomerase family mycothiol-dependent enzyme, which translates to MARDLATTLAWVDAGTRLCAPAIAGLSEEEYDAPSALPGWTRKHLVAHLAANADAIGNLVRWARTGEETPMYASPEERAAGIERGSLLGAGELTEWFTASAATLAAAMTALPEEAWRAEVVTAQGRTVPASETPWMRAREVMVHAVDLATGHTFADLPEDFLRALRDDIHAKRGQVPAVEGTLADVTAYLAGRSSGGVTSPGGGPPPALPPWL; encoded by the coding sequence ATGGCGCGCGACCTCGCCACCACGCTGGCCTGGGTCGACGCGGGAACGCGGCTGTGCGCGCCGGCGATCGCCGGCCTCTCCGAGGAGGAGTACGACGCCCCGTCCGCGCTGCCCGGCTGGACGCGCAAGCACCTCGTGGCGCACCTGGCGGCGAACGCCGACGCGATCGGCAACCTGGTCCGCTGGGCGCGCACCGGCGAGGAGACGCCGATGTACGCCTCGCCGGAGGAGCGCGCCGCCGGCATCGAGCGGGGCTCCCTGCTCGGCGCCGGCGAGCTGACCGAGTGGTTCACCGCGTCGGCCGCGACCCTGGCCGCCGCGATGACGGCGCTGCCCGAGGAGGCGTGGCGGGCCGAGGTGGTGACCGCGCAGGGGCGCACCGTCCCGGCGAGCGAGACCCCGTGGATGCGCGCCCGGGAGGTCATGGTGCACGCCGTGGACCTCGCGACCGGGCACACCTTCGCCGACCTTCCCGAGGACTTCCTGCGGGCACTGCGGGACGACATCCACGCCAAGCGGGGACAGGTGCCCGCCGTCGAGGGAACCCTGGCCGACGTGACCGCCTACCTGGCCGGACGGTCCTCAGGCGGCGTGACCTCTCCCGGCGGCGGCCCTCCCCCGGCCCTGCCGCCCTGGCTGTGA
- a CDS encoding cupin domain-containing protein produces MPDVSDLHAVTSPVSLTAVDRPDQPPAGPDLDDLYRGFEKALLVPLWTEIGDLMPGHPRSSAQPHRWEWSRLLELAGRAGNLVPVGRGGERRAIALANPSLGGRPYATPTLWAAIQYLMPGEDAPEHRHTQNAFRFVVEGEGVWTVVERDPVPMRRGDFLPQPGMHWHAHHNAASTPMAWLDGLDIPFQYGVEGQFFDFGRDTLSEEEHATPGRSRSERLWGHPGLAPVSQLGRPQGTPLLCYRWTDTDAALNDQLALEREGHGGTVEPGHALVRYTDPATAGDVLPTIRAQFHRIAAGTHTAPYRETGSSVYQVFDGSGRVTVGDRSWTVTRGDLFVVPSWQPLSIRSEASASDSDSGALDLFQFSDAPIFTKLNLFRSHTEKDAR; encoded by the coding sequence ATGCCCGATGTCTCCGATCTGCACGCCGTCACGTCGCCGGTCAGCCTCACCGCCGTGGACCGGCCCGACCAGCCTCCCGCAGGCCCCGACCTCGACGATCTCTACCGCGGCTTCGAGAAGGCCCTGCTCGTCCCGCTGTGGACGGAGATCGGCGACCTGATGCCCGGGCACCCGCGCTCCAGCGCGCAGCCGCACCGCTGGGAGTGGAGCCGGCTGCTCGAACTCGCCGGCCGTGCCGGGAACCTGGTCCCGGTCGGCCGTGGCGGCGAGCGCCGCGCGATCGCCCTCGCCAACCCCAGCCTCGGCGGCCGGCCCTACGCGACCCCGACCCTGTGGGCGGCGATCCAGTACCTGATGCCGGGCGAGGACGCGCCCGAGCACCGGCACACCCAGAACGCGTTCCGCTTCGTCGTCGAGGGCGAGGGCGTGTGGACGGTGGTCGAGCGCGACCCGGTGCCGATGCGCCGGGGCGACTTCCTCCCCCAGCCCGGCATGCACTGGCACGCCCACCACAACGCGGCCAGCACGCCGATGGCCTGGCTCGACGGCCTCGACATCCCGTTCCAGTACGGCGTCGAGGGCCAGTTCTTCGACTTCGGCCGGGACACCCTCAGCGAGGAGGAGCACGCCACCCCGGGCCGTTCCCGCTCGGAGCGGCTCTGGGGACACCCCGGCCTCGCGCCGGTCTCCCAGCTCGGCCGTCCCCAGGGCACCCCGCTGCTGTGCTACCGCTGGACCGACACCGACGCCGCGCTGAACGACCAGCTCGCCCTGGAGCGCGAGGGCCACGGCGGCACGGTCGAACCCGGCCACGCCCTGGTCCGCTACACCGACCCCGCCACCGCCGGCGACGTGCTGCCGACGATCCGGGCGCAGTTCCACCGGATCGCGGCGGGCACGCACACCGCGCCGTACCGGGAGACCGGCTCGTCGGTCTACCAGGTCTTCGACGGGTCCGGCCGGGTCACCGTCGGCGACCGCTCCTGGACGGTGACGCGCGGCGACCTCTTCGTCGTCCCGTCCTGGCAGCCGCTGTCGATCCGCTCGGAGGCCTCGGCGTCCGACTCCGACTCGGGCGCGCTCGACCTGTTCCAGTTCAGCGACGCCCCGATCTTCACCAAGCTCAACCTGTTCCGCAGCCACACCGAGAAGGACGCCCGATGA